The nucleotide window GGTTCTGGTATTACGCCGCGTCAGCTATACGGGTCGTATTCGTACGTGGGAATGGGAATGCATGTTGCGCTGGCTCACTATGTATCAGCCGccggcttcgcctgcgtaacACCTCCCCCATCAGATCGGCGCTTATGGAACACCTTGGCTGTGAATTGCGCCGGGAGGTCATTGGATGAAGAACTCTGAATTTCGGCTGTGCTTCTTATCTGCAATGTCTTCGTGCGCTGTATTTTACGATAAACTATGATGATTATACTCAGTCCGCAGGTTCCAACCAATATGGTGTATATGGGTATGGTTGTGTGGTAAATACTTCCGTGGTCCGAACTCGGAGGTAAAGTGATAGGTGTTTGAGATGAAACCTTTGCACTTGCATGATGTAGGTGATCCAGTTTTGTGGACTTCAATTCATAATGCGGAGATGGTCTTGAGTCAGAGGGTTCTTCTTTAGGTAAATCCATAACTTGAATTGCTTGGCCTTTTATGCGATCGTTTCTATTGAGAATCATAAACTCTGGCGTTTTCAAAAAGCAATTTTGTGGAATTACTGCCAAGTAGCTGCCTCGAAGTGTCCGGTACAGGTCGTGGCCACACGATAGGTGAACTTTCGTGGGCAGCGGAAAACTCATTGTATAGTGACGTTCGTCAAGTTGCTCGAACGCTGGTTTTTCCAAAGTTACTTTCACTGGATGGCAAAACCTACTTCTATTTTGGGCGGTTATAAGTTGTTGGATACAATCTGGTTGATTCGAAGGTTCACGCTGTAAGCTTCTAATATCGGCACATAGATAACCCTTGCTGGTCTTCGGGCATTCAGCCTCTATGTACCTGTACTCGTTCAAGCTTATTGCCAGGAATGGATGATAAGGAATTAGGATCTCATGATTCTTGTTGGGTACAATGgataatttatacatatcatATACTTGGGTTAAAATTATAGGAAATTTATAAACTATGAATATTTCGTTTCTTACATAATACGAACCTAATC belongs to Maniola jurtina chromosome 6, ilManJurt1.1, whole genome shotgun sequence and includes:
- the LOC123865904 gene encoding uncharacterized protein LOC123865904, which translates into the protein MQEIQHDREYYDIIGLGSYYVRNEIFIVYKFPIILTQVYDMYKLSIVPNKNHEILIPYHPFLAISLNEYRYIEAECPKTSKGYLCADIRSLQREPSNQPDCIQQLITAQNRSRFCHPVKVTLEKPAFEQLDERHYTMSFPLPTKVHLSCGHDLYRTLRGSYLAVIPQNCFLKTPEFMILNRNDRIKGQAIQVMDLPKEEPSDSRPSPHYELKSTKLDHLHHASAKVSSQTPITLPPSSDHGSIYHTTIPIYTILVGTCGLSIIIIVYRKIQRTKTLQIRSTAEIQSSSSNDLPAQFTAKVFHKRRSDGGGVTQAKPAADT